From the Calonectris borealis chromosome 4, bCalBor7.hap1.2, whole genome shotgun sequence genome, one window contains:
- the GPR78 gene encoding G-protein coupled receptor 78 gives MDLAGVLLALLLVLVLVVSLLSNLLVLLCFVYSTEIRKQVAGVFLVNLSFCNLLLTVLNMPFTLLGILRNQQPLGDCVCKAVGFLETFLTSNTMLSMAALSIDKWIAVVFPLSYTSKMRYKDAVILMGYSWLHSLTFPLVSLFYSWVDYSSVYASCTLHLKEETERRRFTVFTIVFHSTSFMLSLVILCFTYLKVLKVARFHCKRIDIITMQTLVLLVDIHPSVKQRCLNEQKRRRQRATKKISVFIGSFVICFGPYIITRLIELLPFVTINYYWGIISKCLTYSKAASDPFVYSLLRQQYKKVLINIVNRILKRDLYPSSGYNSSLDTENDYCLHRTN, from the exons ATGGACTTGGCAGGCGTGCTGCTGGCGTTGCTCCTCGTGCTGGTGCTGGTTGTTTCTCTGCTCTCCAACCTCCTGGTGCTGCTATGCTTCGTCTACAGTACGGAGATCCGCAAGCAGGTCGCCGGGGTTTTCCTGGTGAACTTATCCTTTTGCAACCTGCTCCTCACCGTCCTGAACATGCCTTTTACCCTGCTGGGCATCCTGAGGAACCAGCAACCCCTCGGGGACTGCGTCTGCAAAGCGGTGGGTTTCCTGGAAACTTTCCTGACTTCCAACACGATGCTgagcatggcagcactcagcatCGACAAATGGATTGCCGTGGTGTTCCCCTTAAGCTACACCAGCAAGATGCGGTATAAGGACGCTGTGATACTGATGGGCTACTCGTGGCTCCACTCCCTCACATTCCCCTTGGTATCCTTGTTTTACTCGTGGGTAGATTACAGCAGCGTTTATGCCTCTTGCACCTTGCACCTCAAGGAAGAGACGGAGCGGAGAAGGTTTACAGTGTTCACCATCGTCTTTCACTCCACCAGTTTCATGCTGTCGCTGGTGATCTTGTGTTTCACCTATTTAAAGGTGTTGAAAGTTGCCCGATTCCACTGCAAGCGGATAGACATTATTACCAtgcagactctggttttgctggtGGATATCCACCCCAG TGTGAAGCAGCGCTGTCTTAATGAGCAGAAACGGAGGAGGCAGCGGGCTACCAAGAAAATCAGTGTTTTTATAGGGTCGTTCGTGATCTGTTTTGGTCCTTACATTATCACCAG GTTGATAGAGCTTCTTCCTTTTGTTACCATAAATTACTACTGGGGAATTATAAGCAAGTGCCTCACCTACAGTAAGGCTGCATCAGATCCATTTGTTTACTCACTTTTACGTCAACAGTACAAAAAAGTTCTGATCAACATCGTCAATAGGATACTTAAGAGGGACCTGTATCCGTCCTCGGGGTACAACAGCTCTCTTGACACTGAAAACGATTACTGCTTGCACAGAACAAACTAA